The Juglans microcarpa x Juglans regia isolate MS1-56 chromosome 8S, Jm3101_v1.0, whole genome shotgun sequence genome has a window encoding:
- the LOC121244414 gene encoding putative disease resistance protein At3g14460 gives MEGLAELEKLTINSCEELMNLWSDNMGSLPQLPFLYDLCIYNCSKLVSLVAEEVDQEHHQLGMPSTITSICIGNCIALESLPKAMMYNNTCLELIEITKCDLLTHFARSQLPRTLKRLDISDCKSMQNLVKDDDDDTNNSTTCCNGMITSLLEVLNIYNCPSLESLTSSGELPTTLQRININNCPKLKSVAKSFDHNLFLTRIIIFNCENLQLLNGGGLLLPSNLRELYISDCEKMQALLNGIYNLTSLQDMKIQNCLSILSFPKEGFPTNLTTLGISHLKITEALFDWGQDNLTFLNQLEIGRCQHLASFPDMALPASLTSLHISDLSNLEFLSYEG, from the coding sequence ATGGAAGGGCTGGCAGAGTTGGAGAAGTTAACCATTAATAGTTGTGAGGAGCTCATGAATTTGTGGTCAGACAACATGGGATCATTGCCACAGCTCCCATTTCTGTATGATCTCTGCATTTATAATTGTTCAAAACTAGTCTCTTTGGTGGCAGAAGAAGTTGATCAAGAGCATCACCAACTCGGTATGCCATCCACAATCACATCTATTTGCATCGGCAATTGCATAGCCTTGGAATCATTACCCAAGGCAATGATGTACAACAACACATGTCTTGAGCTTATTGAAATCACAAAATGTGATTTGTTAACACATTTTGCAAGAAGTCAGCTGCCTCGAACTCTAAAGCGGCTAGATATAAGTGACTGCAAGAGTATGCAGAATTTGGTgaaggatgatgatgatgacacaAACAATAGTACTACTTGCTGCAATGGCATGATCACATCTCTTCTTGAGGTCTTGAACATTTACAATTGTCCATCCCTTGAATCCTTAACATCAAGCGGGGAATTACCTACCACACTTCAGCGCATCAATATTAACAATTGTCCGAAGCTGAAGTCAGTAGCCAAGAGTTTTGATCATAACTTGTTTCTTACAAGGATCATCAtcttcaattgtgaaaatcttcAGTTATTGAATGGTGGAGGGTTACTCCTGCCTTCCAACCTGAGAGAGCTTTATATATCTGACTGTGAGAAAATGCAGGCACTGCTAAACGGCATATACAACCTCACCTCTCTTCAAGATATGAAAATACAGAATTGTCTAAGCATTTTATCATTTCCCAAAGAAGGTTTTCCCACAAATCTAACAACACTTGGGATCTCTCATCTTAAAATCACTGAAGCCTTGTTCGATTGGGGGCAGGACAACCTCACTTTTCTTAATCAACTTGAGATTGGCAGATGTCAGCATTTGGCATCCTTTCCAGACATGGCATTGCCTGCCTCTCTAACAAGCCTCCACATCTCAGACCTCTCGAATTTGGAATTCCTGTCTTACGAGGGCTAA
- the LOC121244415 gene encoding putative disease resistance RPP13-like protein 1 isoform X2 — translation MAVGELFLSAFLQVMFDRLASPELLQFARKEGLRKQLDKWAKTLTRIQKALHDAKEKQYTKRIVKQWLDDLRDLAYDLEDILDEFTTEAALRRKLMGESQVSTSKDMKNPRPKD, via the coding sequence ATGGCAGTGGGAGAGCTCTTTCTTTCTGCATTCCTTCAAGTGATGTTTGACCGATTGGCATCTCCTGAGTTGCTGCAATTCGCTCGCAAAGAGGGACTTCGAAAACAGCTGGACAAGTGGGCCAAAACGTTGACAAGAATTCAAAAGGCTCTTCATGATGCAAAGGAGAAGCAATACACCAAAAGGATAGTGAAACAGTGGCTTGATGATCTCAGAGACTTGGCCTATGACTTGGAAGATATACTAGACGAGTTCACCACGGAAGCAGCTTTGCGACGCAAGTTGATGGGTGAAAGTCAAGTTAGCACTAGTAAG
- the LOC121244415 gene encoding putative disease resistance RPP13-like protein 1 isoform X1, with product MAVGELFLSAFLQVMFDRLASPELLQFARKEGLRKQLDKWAKTLTRIQKALHDAKEKQYTKRIVKQWLDDLRDLAYDLEDILDEFTTEAALRRKLMGESQVSTSKGNQRKCIVGKLELRPRVT from the exons ATGGCAGTGGGAGAGCTCTTTCTTTCTGCATTCCTTCAAGTGATGTTTGACCGATTGGCATCTCCTGAGTTGCTGCAATTCGCTCGCAAAGAGGGACTTCGAAAACAGCTGGACAAGTGGGCCAAAACGTTGACAAGAATTCAAAAGGCTCTTCATGATGCAAAGGAGAAGCAATACACCAAAAGGATAGTGAAACAGTGGCTTGATGATCTCAGAGACTTGGCCTATGACTTGGAAGATATACTAGACGAGTTCACCACGGAAGCAGCTTTGCGACGCAAGTTGATGGGTGAAAGTCAAGTTAGCACTAGTAAG GGGAACCAAAGGAAATGCATAGTGGGAAAACTTGAATTAAGACCTCGTGTGACCTAA